AATAATCGTGGCCTCGGCATCTTGATATTTTTTAAGCTTTAATAAACTCGCATTTCGGCCTGCTTGATAACCACTTTCCACATGGCGCAGCATTAAACCTTCACCTTGGTTTGCGATAACACGATCCAACTCCTGGTATAATGTTCGCTCATCTAAAAACTGGTTTTGCTCGACCAATTGAATATAGGGTTGGTTAATTTGCGTAACTAAATGTGTTAACACCATATAGCGTTGATGAAAAGGTCTTGGATCTTGATACAGATCAAACACCTTATATTGAATGTTACGCCATGTTTGGTCATTGACTTGTTTACTGCGAATAATCGATGAGGTTAGATCAAACTTTTGATAACCCGCCCACAGTTCACCGTCTAATGGTGTGGATGGTAATTTTTCAGTAAACCAAGTGGGCGCATGGATCACGTTTCCCGAGCGAGTTAATAACTCTTGTCCCGTCCAGATACCACGTACACCATCATATTTTTCACTTACCCAATATTGGCTAATATCTATTTCTGCTGAGTAAACTTTTGCTAAGGTCACCTGCGGAGGCGTTTGTTGCCTAGGCGTGAATTGCTCAAGAATTTCTTGTTGAGGAATTAGTTGCTGAGGAGTGAGTTGCTGTGACTCTAGTGCACTCACATAAGTCACAAAAACAACAAAAGAAACAGATATGAAAAACTTAGATAAGGCTAGATCAATCCTTTGCTTGTGCACGCCAACTCCCTTTGACTATTGACACCATAAAATGTAATTTAACTATAGCTGCTTAGTCTGATTTAACCAAGTGCAAATATAGTCAAGCTCATATGTTTCGAAATAATTGCAGCGTTTACTTACGCCTATCTGTTGCTAAACGTAGCAAAGGCTTGGCTGCTCACAGCCTCCAAGCCTTCTTTATGCGTGATTCACGCCTGATTTATGCCCTCTTTAATTAACTATCTAAGAGTCACAAACTCTTCAGCTGACGTCGGATGAATGGCAACCGTATTATCAAAATCCGCTTTCGTTGCTCCCATTTTTAACGCTACCGCAAAACCTTGTAACAACTCGTCCGAACCAAAACCAATGCTATGGATCCCAACAATTTTTTCTTCTGGCCCAACACAAATCAGTTTCATACGAGTCGGCTGCCTGTGACTTGTCATGGCTTGATATAGAGCAGTAAATTGCGATGTGTAAACTTTAACTTGCTCTTGACCATGTTGTTCAACAGCTTGTTGCTCAGTTAAGCCAACTGTGCCTATTGGCGGGTGACTAAACACCACTGTCGCTATATTTTCATAGTCCAAATGCAAGTCAGTTTGACCATTAAACAAACGCTCTGCCAATCTACGTCCGGCGGCTACCGCCACTGGGGTTAAAGCGGCACGTCCCGTATTGTCTCCTACTGCATAAATACCATCTACATTGGTATTTTGATATTTGTCTGTTGGAATAAAACCTCGTTCATCAAGCGAGATCCCTGTGGCTTGAATGTTCAAGTTATCAGTCGCTGGCTCGCGGCCAATTGCCCAAATTAAGCAATCAACAGGTGGAATAGTTTCACCACCTTGCAAGTGTACAACTAAAGAACCATCAGACAACTTTTCAACTTTTTCAGGCGTACTGTTTGAATGCAAAGTTGGCCCTTCGCTGTTCATGACTTCAACTAAAGTATCGGACAACATGGGATCAAAATTACGCAAGGGTTTATCTTTTCTTACCAATAAATGTGTTTCAGAACCTAACGCTTGCATAACTCCAGCAAGCTCGACCGCTATATAACCAGCACCAACCACAGCAACTCGTTTAGGTTGCTCAGTTAACTCAAAAAAGCCATCTGAAGTAATACCATATTCAGCGCCTGGCAAATCAGGGACGCTAGGACGACCACCTGTTGCAATCACAATATGATCGGCAGTGTAGTTAACCCCGTTAACTCCAACCGTATTCGCGTTAACAAATTTCGCAAAACCATTGATCAAGGTAACGCCGTTGTTATCAAAACCTCTTTGGTATGAGCCGTGAATTCTCTCTATATAAGCTTGACGATTAGCCACTAAGGTTGCCCAATCCAATTTATTTACCGTGACATCGAAACCATAATCGGCTCCATATTTAATCGCATCGGCAATTTGCCCCGCATACCACATGGCTTTTTTGGGTACACAGCCTACATTCACGCAAGTGCCCCCTACGTACTTAGCTTCAATTACCGCGACTTTTTTACCATGCATTGCAGCTCGGTTAGCGCTGGCAATACCACCACTTCCACCACCAATCGCAATAAAGTCAAAATGATTAGACATACTTAAGGTTCCATAAACATTGTTAGCTTTAATATTAGAGCGACTTAAGCAGAATTCAATTACATTAAAGCAATCAAGTTAATCGAAAAATCCGATAAAAGCCCAATAGCACGTCAAATCAGTAAATATATTTACTGGTAAAGGTTGGAATATAAAGCTAACGCCACATACTTATAGGAACAATAAATAAGAAACGGTTCCCCACTATGACTGGCACTATTTTCGACAAAATAATCAGTAAAGAAATTCCAGCGGATATTGTCTATGAAGATGATAAAGCTTTAGTTTTTAAAGATATAAGCCCACAAGCCCCAATTCATTGGCTCATTATTCCTAAAACGCCGATTGCCACGATTAATGATATCAATGAAAGCAATGCGCAATTGATCGGCCATTTATACTTAGTAGCAGCAAAATTAGCAAAAGAGCATGGATTTGCCGAAGACGGCTATCGTGCCGTTATGAACTGCAATCAACACGGTGGGCAGACGGTATACCATATCCATTTACATTTATTAGCCGGTAAGCCGATGGGCTGGCCGCCTTATCAAGAAAAGATGAAGTAATCAAAGAGCGTTACTGACTACAGCAAAAAAGGGGCTATATAAATAGCCCCTTTTTAATAAACAATTAAATGTTAAGTTAGCTGTTATTTTTCTGCAACAACCACTTCATTAGTCGCAGAGTTATAACCATGCTCCGTTCCTAACACATCACCTAAAGTGTAGCCTTCAAAATCATCAGAGAAAATTTCAGTGGTACCCGCTAAATCTGAATAAACTTTAATATCATCCACATAATATGATGAAGTCAAAGTCGAACCATTATCACCTAATTTAAAAGCAATCGTTCTCATAAAACCTTCACCATTGGAAGAGGCACTTGCAAACCCAGTAATGGTTTCACCATTGATCGTCACTGTAATAGTGGCAGGAGTCGTACTGCTATCCCATGTCATTTCAACATCAATCCAAGCGTCTGCTGTAAACGCTGTTGTTACTGTAATGTCACCTTTGTCACGGATTTCAAAAGAATCATTATGGATACGTAAGTCAACCAATGCATTACTGGTACTTGTTGAGCTATTGAAGATTGTGACGTAAGCGTCTTTTCCTTCTGGGTTTTCAGGTTTTCTAACACGCGCAGTTAATTTACCTTGTGCATAGTCTTGGTCAAACTTATAGCGTAGCTCACCCGCATCATCTGACATGGTATCACTGATTTTAGCCGCTTTATTTGCTGTGCTACCACCAGAGCTGCCGCCATTATTGTTGCCTGAGTTACCGCTACCAGAATTCCCACCAACAGTAACAACTGCGGCTTCATTAGTCGCTGAGTTATAACCTTGAGAAGTCCCTAAAGCTTGACCGTCAGTGTAACCTTCAAAGTCATCAGAGAAAATTTCTGTCGTGCCTGCGATATCAGAATAAACTTTAATATCATCTACATAGTAAGACGATGTTAACGTAGAACCGTTATCACCCAGTTTAAAGGCAATTGTCCGCATGAAACCTTCAGCATTTGATGAAGCGCTGGCAAAGCTAGTTACACTTTCGCCGTTAATCGTTACACCAATAGTAGCTGGAGTCGTTGAGCCATCCCATGTCATTTCAACGTCAATCCATTCATCTGCAACGAAGGCGGTTGTAATAGTAACATCACTTTTATCACGAATTTCAAATGAGTCGTTGTGAATTCTTAAATCAACCAGCGCATTACTAGTACTTGTTGAGCTATTGAAGATAGTAACGTAAGCGTCTTTACCTTCTGGATTTTCTGGTTTTCTCACGCGGGCCGTTAATTTACCTTGCGTGTAGTCTTGGTCAAACTTATAACGTAGTTCACCCGCATCGTCAGATTGCGTATCTTTAATTTCGACAATGTTATTTGGTGTATCAGAACCACCACCATTACCCGTACCAGGATCAACTGGAACTTCAATTTCAACTTGGTCAACTGTCACTTCATTGGTTGCTGAGTTGTAACCGTGCTCAGTTCCTAAAACATCCCCTATAGTATAACTTTCAAAATTATCAGAGAAAATTTCAGTTGTACCCGCAACATCCGAGTAAACCTTGATGTCATCAACATAATAAGCAGAAGTTAACGTTGATCCATTGTCACCCAATTTAAACGCAATGGTTCTCATAAAGTTTTCGCCATTGCTAGAAGCAGAAGAGAAAGCAGGAACGGATTGTCCATTAATGGTTAATGTCATAGTGGCTGGAGAAGTAGAACCGTCCCAAGTCATTTCAACGTCAATCCACTCATCTGGTGTAAACGCTGCGGTTACTACAACGTCACTTTTGTCACGTACTTCAAATGAGTCATTGTGAATTCTTAAGTCAATTAACGCATTGCTGGTGCTAGTCGAACTATTAAAAATAGTGACATACGCATCTTTACCTTCTGGGTTAACCGGCTTTTTAATACGAGCGGTTAACTTACCTTGAGGGTAATCTTGGCCAAACTTATAACGCAATTCACCCGCATCATCAGACTGAGTATCTTCAATTTTTGCCACCTTAGTTGGAACTTTAGTGACAGGCACTGCATCTTCAGAGCCAGTAATAGTAATTAGTAAATTAGCTGTTGTACCATCTGGAGTAGTAACGACTACAGAGTCCTTAATATCATCAGACTTATACTTTAGTGCGGCAACCGCAGCATTAGATTGATCTAACACATAAGTCCACGCACCTGTAGCATCAATAGAAAACGAGCCATAAGAAGCTGCGATACTGGCTTGCTCAACAAAAACCGCTTCACCTTCATCTAGGTCTGATACAAACACTTTGCCAGATAAGGTTGAATCAACAACGTCATTAGTAGAATTGACTTCAAAGCTACCCGAGATTTCAGCTGGGTTTACCTTATTTTTAGCAACTATTTCAACCGTTGTTGGCGACTCAAAAAACTTATCGTCATCACGATAAGACGCCTGTACTGTAAATTTTTTACCTTTATCATCACTGGTTAAGGTATATGACGGGCCTGTAACATCATCAAGAACAAAACCATTGGCTTTCCACGTGTAAACAATATCTTCAGTAATACCGTTATCATCATTTACAACAACCGACAGTGTGGGTTGGTCATCAATTAAGCCATTAGAATCACTAGAGAACTCAATTTTACCTGAGCTGTTAGAAACACCATTGTATTCTTCGAAGTTACCTTCATTTTCTTTACAACCTGCTAACGCCAGCATAATAGCTGATGCCGCAAACACCACTTTATTCATAACTTGTCCCCTGACTACCTTAATTTGAATGCCTTAATAAGAATGCTTTGTTACGTTCTTCAACATTGGTAATAACCAGCATTTAACAAAATTATTACCTATAATACATATCAATTTACTAGCAGTAAGACACATCTGTCAATCCAAAAACAAAAATAAACTGACTAACCCATCATACAAATAAAGCCAAGTTATTGACCAAGCAACAATAAAACCAAGGCTAAGAGCTTGTTTTATTTAGAGATAATCAAAAAACAAGTGTAAAAAAGGATATAAAACGGAAGAAAAAACCAATACAACAAAATTGGACATACCAATAAACCTTAACCAACTTGTTATTAGTTAATGTTATAAAAAATAAAACTTAGCATCATGTTGTATATTAAAAGATAATCAAGTGATGCCAGTATAATTTAAATAATGAAAACACCACGAATCGTCATGCCAATTAACCCAGAGTGTTTAAACCAAGCTTTATTTAATATGCAAACAAAAGACGGGACTGAATAAGGAGAAACGATAGTATCTATTTAGCATTTCAAACTGCGGACGGGTAACGACGAGTAATTATCTAAAAGCGGGTTTTTAAAGTGCTGCTGGGCTGCCAAACACCTACATTGATGGAAATCAATTCTCCCACAAGATTAATAGAGAAATACCGGTAAAAATACAAAAATGAAACATAAAAAAACCGAGCTTAGGCTCGGTTTTTATCTTTATTTTCAAGTGAAACTAAAACAAGATTACTTAATTACCTTTAAGTGATCACGTTTTTTTGCTTTAGCATCTGGCTTATTTGTTTCCGTATTTCCCGAGGGTGGAACCGCACTCAAGCTAGGCTTGGTTGCTGTCTCGGGTGAAGATGGCTCATCTACAACTGTTTCAGCAGTAGAACCTTCAACCTCGTTTAGGCTTAACTCATCTTCATCTACCGGCTCTGGTGGAAATGGCATTCCTTCACCTGTTTCACGCGCATATATATATAATACAGCACCAACCGGAATGATAATATGACGAGCTTGTCCACCGAAACGTGCATTAAACTCTATGTCTTCATTGTTCATATTAAGAGCACCGGTAGATTGTGACGAGATATTTAATACAATCTGGCCATCCTTGACATACTCACGTGGCACCTGAACATAAGGGTATTCCGCGTTAACAACAATGTAAGGTGTGCAATTATTATCTTGGATCCATTCATACATAGCTCGGACCAAGTAAGGCTTACAAGACGTCATATCAGCCATAACTTAAACTCGCATTTCTCGCTCAGCGTCGGTTAATGCCGCTTGGAATGATTCACGCTCAAATACGCGAACCATGTAACTCTTCACTTCCTTACTACCTTGACCAATTAAGTCTATGCCTAATTTAGGTAAACGCCACAATAACGGTGCTAATACGCAATCAACCAAACTGAACTCTTCACTCATGAAGTAAGGTGTTTCAGCAAAAACAGGCGCTATCGCTAAAATGCTTTCGCGTAATTCTGCACGCGCAGCTGCAGACTCTTCATTATTAGCTTCAATTTTACGTACCAATGAGTACCAATCTTTCTCAATACGTTCCATCATTAAGCGACTTTTGCCGCGAGCTACTGGGTAAACAGCCATTAATGGTGGGTGAGGGAAACGCTCATCTAAATATTCCATGATAATACGCGCGTTATAAAGCACTAATTCTCGATCAATTAGCGTTGGCACACCACCATATGGATTAACCTCCCAAAGCTCTTCAGGTTTATTATTTTCATCAATTAATTTGATATCAACACTTACACCTTTTTCAGCAAGAACAGTACGTACTTGATGGCTATACATATCCGTTGCATCAGCGTATAAAATCATTACAGAACGTTTGTTGGCAGCTACAGCCATAGAGGATCTCCTAAAATACCTTTTCGATATAAGCCTGGCATTAAACCATTAGCAAAGACAAGCGACTTATACAAACACTAAAGGGGGCATAAAGCCCCCATTATAAAAATAATGCTTAACGATTAATTAATGAACGTCTCGCCAATATTCTTTCTTCAATAAGTAAATGAATACGAAGAAGATTAACAAGAAGCCGATAACCCATGTACCTAACTTCTCAGATTGTAATCGAGTTGGCTCAGCAGTGTATACTAAGTAGTTAACAAGGTCACGCATTGCCGAATCGAACTCTTCTGGCGAAAGTTCGCCAGAACCATCAACAACAATTCTTTCGCCTTGTTTAACACCTTCTTCACCGTCAACCATAGCCGTTGCAGCAACCTTAGTTGGAATACCCTGCAAGCTTTGTAACACATGCGGCATACCGACATTAGGAAACACAGTATTGTTAACACCAAACGGGCGAGACGGATCAACATAGAATGAGCGCAAGTAGGTATAAATCCACTCTGGTTTACGAACGCGTGCAACCATAGTTAGATCAGGTGGTGTACTACCGAACCATTCTTTTGCATCTTTCGCTGGCATACTATTTTTAATGTGATCACCCGTTTTCTCACCGGTAAACATTAAATTTTCTTTAAGTATCTCCATTGAGATACCGTTGTCTTCTGCCGTACGTTGATAGCGCTGGTACTGCTGTTGGTGACAACCTAAACAGTAGTTCATGAAGATTTTCATACCGTTTTGAATTGACGCTTTATCTGTCAAATCAATATCAACAGGATCTAATGGAACGCTAGGGCCACCTGCAGACAGCGCTAATGAAGGTACTAACGCAAATAAAGCAATTATTAGTTTTCTCATTTGGTAATTCTCTCCGGAAGCGGCTTACATTTTTCGTTTTTACTGTATAACCATAAGAAACCAAAGTACGCAAAATACAATAGTGAGCAAACCTGAGCCATTATCGTATATGTTGGTGTCGCAGGCTTAAGACCTAAATAACCAAGAATAACAAAACAAACCGTAAACTGAGCTAAGTTAAGTTTATGCAAATTACTGCGGTAACGAACCGAGCGTACCTTACAGCGATCTAACCAAGGTAATAATGCCAACATCACAATAGCTGCGAACATAGCTATTACCCCTAACAACTTGTCCGGAACCGCACGTAAAATTGCATAGAACGGGGTGAAATACCAAACTGGCGCTATGTGCTCAGGTGTTTTCATCGGGTTTGCCGCTTCAAAGTTAGGTGGCTCAAGGAATAAGCCGCCCATCGCTGGAGCGAAGAAAATAATGTAACAACAAATAATTAAGAAAATAGCAAACGCCACTAAATCTTTTAATACGATATGCGGGAAGAAAGG
This genomic window from Saccharobesus litoralis contains:
- a CDS encoding VCBS domain-containing protein, which encodes MNKVVFAASAIMLALAGCKENEGNFEEYNGVSNSSGKIEFSSDSNGLIDDQPTLSVVVNDDNGITEDIVYTWKANGFVLDDVTGPSYTLTSDDKGKKFTVQASYRDDDKFFESPTTVEIVAKNKVNPAEISGSFEVNSTNDVVDSTLSGKVFVSDLDEGEAVFVEQASIAASYGSFSIDATGAWTYVLDQSNAAVAALKYKSDDIKDSVVVTTPDGTTANLLITITGSEDAVPVTKVPTKVAKIEDTQSDDAGELRYKFGQDYPQGKLTARIKKPVNPEGKDAYVTIFNSSTSTSNALIDLRIHNDSFEVRDKSDVVVTAAFTPDEWIDVEMTWDGSTSPATMTLTINGQSVPAFSSASSNGENFMRTIAFKLGDNGSTLTSAYYVDDIKVYSDVAGTTEIFSDNFESYTIGDVLGTEHGYNSATNEVTVDQVEIEVPVDPGTGNGGGSDTPNNIVEIKDTQSDDAGELRYKFDQDYTQGKLTARVRKPENPEGKDAYVTIFNSSTSTSNALVDLRIHNDSFEIRDKSDVTITTAFVADEWIDVEMTWDGSTTPATIGVTINGESVTSFASASSNAEGFMRTIAFKLGDNGSTLTSSYYVDDIKVYSDIAGTTEIFSDDFEGYTDGQALGTSQGYNSATNEAAVVTVGGNSGSGNSGNNNGGSSGGSTANKAAKISDTMSDDAGELRYKFDQDYAQGKLTARVRKPENPEGKDAYVTIFNSSTSTSNALVDLRIHNDSFEIRDKGDITVTTAFTADAWIDVEMTWDSSTTPATITVTINGETITGFASASSNGEGFMRTIAFKLGDNGSTLTSSYYVDDIKVYSDLAGTTEIFSDDFEGYTLGDVLGTEHGYNSATNEVVVAEK
- a CDS encoding histidine triad nucleotide-binding protein, producing the protein MTGTIFDKIISKEIPADIVYEDDKALVFKDISPQAPIHWLIIPKTPIATINDINESNAQLIGHLYLVAAKLAKEHGFAEDGYRAVMNCNQHGGQTVYHIHLHLLAGKPMGWPPYQEKMK
- the sspA gene encoding stringent starvation protein SspA, with protein sequence MAVAANKRSVMILYADATDMYSHQVRTVLAEKGVSVDIKLIDENNKPEELWEVNPYGGVPTLIDRELVLYNARIIMEYLDERFPHPPLMAVYPVARGKSRLMMERIEKDWYSLVRKIEANNEESAAARAELRESILAIAPVFAETPYFMSEEFSLVDCVLAPLLWRLPKLGIDLIGQGSKEVKSYMVRVFERESFQAALTDAEREMRV
- the gorA gene encoding glutathione-disulfide reductase, whose protein sequence is MSNHFDFIAIGGGSGGIASANRAAMHGKKVAVIEAKYVGGTCVNVGCVPKKAMWYAGQIADAIKYGADYGFDVTVNKLDWATLVANRQAYIERIHGSYQRGFDNNGVTLINGFAKFVNANTVGVNGVNYTADHIVIATGGRPSVPDLPGAEYGITSDGFFELTEQPKRVAVVGAGYIAVELAGVMQALGSETHLLVRKDKPLRNFDPMLSDTLVEVMNSEGPTLHSNSTPEKVEKLSDGSLVVHLQGGETIPPVDCLIWAIGREPATDNLNIQATGISLDERGFIPTDKYQNTNVDGIYAVGDNTGRAALTPVAVAAGRRLAERLFNGQTDLHLDYENIATVVFSHPPIGTVGLTEQQAVEQHGQEQVKVYTSQFTALYQAMTSHRQPTRMKLICVGPEEKIVGIHSIGFGSDELLQGFAVALKMGATKADFDNTVAIHPTSAEEFVTLR
- a CDS encoding DNA ligase, with amino-acid sequence MHKQRIDLALSKFFISVSFVVFVTYVSALESQQLTPQQLIPQQEILEQFTPRQQTPPQVTLAKVYSAEIDISQYWVSEKYDGVRGIWTGQELLTRSGNVIHAPTWFTEKLPSTPLDGELWAGYQKFDLTSSIIRSKQVNDQTWRNIQYKVFDLYQDPRPFHQRYMVLTHLVTQINQPYIQLVEQNQFLDERTLYQELDRVIANQGEGLMLRHVESGYQAGRNASLLKLKKYQDAEATIIEHIAGKGRYKGILGAVLVQDSSGRQFKIGTGFSLAQRQAPPPIGTKITYKYLGLTKTGLPRFPVYLRVRKSV
- a CDS encoding ClpXP protease specificity-enhancing factor codes for the protein MADMTSCKPYLVRAMYEWIQDNNCTPYIVVNAEYPYVQVPREYVKDGQIVLNISSQSTGALNMNNEDIEFNARFGGQARHIIIPVGAVLYIYARETGEGMPFPPEPVDEDELSLNEVEGSTAETVVDEPSSPETATKPSLSAVPPSGNTETNKPDAKAKKRDHLKVIK
- a CDS encoding cytochrome c1 translates to MRKLIIALFALVPSLALSAGGPSVPLDPVDIDLTDKASIQNGMKIFMNYCLGCHQQQYQRYQRTAEDNGISMEILKENLMFTGEKTGDHIKNSMPAKDAKEWFGSTPPDLTMVARVRKPEWIYTYLRSFYVDPSRPFGVNNTVFPNVGMPHVLQSLQGIPTKVAATAMVDGEEGVKQGERIVVDGSGELSPEEFDSAMRDLVNYLVYTAEPTRLQSEKLGTWVIGFLLIFFVFIYLLKKEYWRDVH